The stretch of DNA CGCACCAGTGCGGCCCAAACCCGTTTGGATCTCGTCAGCAATGAAGAGAATGTTATGCTCATGGCAGAGTTTTTCGACGGCCTTCAGATAGCCCTCAGGAGGGAGCAAGACCCCATTTTCACCTTGAATGGGCTCGATCATGATGGCGACCGTGTTTTCGTTAATTGCGTTTTCTATTGCCTTGATGTCACCATACTCAACCATGGGAAAACCAGGTGTAAAGGGGCCGAAATCATCTTTATATTGGGGCGTGGAAGTGAATGAAATAATTGTGACTGTCCTGCCATGGAAGTTTCCGTCTGCAACAATAATTTCTGCTTTATGGCGCGGAACTCCTTTCACGTGGTATCCCCATTTCCGAGCGACTTTGATGGCAGTTTCAACCGCTTCCGCGCCGCTGTTCATCGGCAGAGACTTATCGTAACCCGTCATATCCGATAGTTTTTTGTACAAAAGGCCGAGTCTATCATTGTAGAAGGCTCGTGAGGTCAGGGTCAGTCGATCAAGCTGATCAATCATCGCCTGTTTGATTTTGGGATGATTATGACCCTGGCTAACCGCTGAATAAGCGCTTAAGCAATCAAGGTATTTCTTCCCTTCAACATCATATACCCATACACCCTCGCCTTTAACAAGGACGACATCTAATGGATGATAGTTATGGGCGCCATGTTTATCTTCAAGATTAATAAAATATTCGCTAGTTAACATCAGGATCTCCTTCATAAAGTAGTTTGACAAGGATTGCTTTTTGGGCATGCAACCGATTTTCAGCTTGTGGAAACAGCCTTGAGTGTGGGCCATCTGCAACTTCATCGGTTATTTCAAGACCACGATACGCAGGCAGACAGTGTAAAACAATGGCACTTGGTTTTGCATATCCAATTAATTTTTCATTAATCTGATACGGCGGAAAAACCTTTTCCCGCTCGCTGCTTTCCTCCTCTTGCCCCATGCTGGTCCAGGTATCGGTGTAAAGGACATCAGCGCCTTCAGCCGCATCTTCTGGTTTCCTAAACAAGCTTACCGATCCGCCTGAATCAGCCGCAAAACCCAGAGATTGCTTGACAGCCTCGTCAGGCATATCATAACCCTCAGGATTCGCAATCTTATAGTGTCCACCGAGTTTGGTGACAATCTTCATCAAAGAGATGGCGACATTGTTGCCATCACCGATGTAAGATACAGTTTTTCCTTTTAGCTCACCAAATTCCTCAATAATGGTAATGGCATCAGCCATAGCCTGGCAGGGATGGTTATAATCGCTCAAGCCGTTGATGACGGGAACCGTCGACCATTGAGCCAATTCAAGGATGTGCTCGTGGTCGAATACTCTTGCCATGATAGCCTGTACATAACCTGAAAGCACACGAGAAACATCTGCGATCGATTCTCGTGTGCCGAGCCCTACCTCTTGCGGCGATAAATACAGTGCATCTCCACCAAGTGTACGCATGGCCATATCAAAGCTTACGCGTGTCCTCAAGCTCGGCTTTTGAAATAACATTGCCAGCACCTTGTTTTTAAGCAGCGGTCTGAATACACCGCTTTTCTGCTCAGCTTTGAGCTTCATGCCTAAATCAAGCATATTTTCTAACTCAACAACTGAAAAGTCTGCTATATCAATAAAATGTTTCATTAAGCCTCCGTAATTGGTTTTTTGTTATTCGTTTTGTTTTTGGGTCAACTCAGAAAGAGTCAGTGAAACCTTCTCACCGTCTCGAAGCGTTTTCCCTTGATAATAAACATTGATCTGGGCAATTCCAAGCAAAAAGAAAACGCCTGTGATTATAATGCTTGCAACCAGCAAGAATGTGGACGTGTGTTTTCGAATTTCTGAAAATTGCTCCCGCAGATCAGAAAATATTCGTTCGTATTCTGTCAATAAAGCTTGAGACTTTATCAATGTATCATCAAAATTTTGGATGTCCTTGGATAATGCATTGATGTAGCTTTGAAAATTATCCATGCCACCTTCGGTTTCGCGTATGAATTGTTCAATTTCGAGAAATGCCTCCGGTACATCGGTCAAACTTTCAGAAACCTGTGCCAGGCTTGTGCTCAATGGTACATCCGGTCGGTAATCGGCGCCCAACAATGGGATCGCGGCAATGAACCTGAGGGTATTATCCACTAATCCAGCGCTCTGGGATGCAGAGTTGACTGCGACCTGGGTATCGAGGATTGTTTCTCTTAAATCTCCACCGATTAAATCTGCGGATGCATCCAAGGAGTCCGATATATTATCTAAAGTGATGATAAGGTTGTCCAATGTACTGGAAATAATCTCCAGGTTTCCAGAAGCAACATCCAATGTGCTGTCGATGAATAGCAGCCCATCATTGGTATTTATTAATATTTGGTCAAGAGAATCAATGACGCCATTAACTGCTTTTTCAATTCCAATTCTGTAGTACCAGGTCGTTGCAATGCCAAATAGCGAGAAAAGAATCCCAAAATAAGCAAAACAAATCAAAATCCGCCCCCATCCTCTGGAATTTTTGTTGACCTTCATGCACTATCCTCCATCCCAGATATCATAACACACCTGAGAATATTATTCTGTTTGTTCCACATTTCATCTTTTTCTTCAGGATTTGAATGGTCATAACCCAGTAAATGAAGCGTTCCATGAATGGTCAACAGGGCACACTCTTCGTGCACTGCCCACTTATGCTCATCAGCTTGCAATTTAGCCTGTTCATAAGAAATGACGATGTCGCCCAGGTAGAGTAAATCGGTTTCAGGATCGATATAATCCTGGTTAAAAGCCAGCACATCGGTCGTACTGTCGGTATTCCGATAAGTTTTATTCAGGAGCTGCATCTCTTGATCATCGGTAACTTTAACCGATAGAGAAGCACGCGTTTTTCCCTCCGCTCGAAGTGTGGCTTGTGCTGCGTGTTTAATTATTGATGGGTTAACTTTATTTTTTGTTTTCGGTGTAACGATTACATTTACAATGATATTTTCCTGGCTCATGTTTTTTCAGGATTGCTGGTGTTGGCAGTCTCGTTGTTTTTAATGATTGCCGGGTATTTGACCCTGGGATGGTAAGAACCTTTAAGTGTGTGGAAAAAAGATTCCTTGATTAATTGAAGGTCTTTCAAGGTTAAATTGGTATCATCCAATTGATTATTCTGTGTGTAAAACATAAACACAATGTCGATTAATGATTTAAGTTCATCCTCATCCTTAGGACGCTCGGCTCGTGTACGCGCTTCAGTACCATCGGCTAACATTAATAACGCAGTTTCTCTGGATTGTGGTCGAGGACCAGGATAAGTGAACAAAGATTTGTCAACATCATTCGGATTTTCTGCTTCTTGCAAAGCTTTCGTATATTGATAATGGGTATGCATTGTCCCATGATGTTCTTTTATGAAATCAATGATTCGCACCGGTAAGCGGTATTTTCTAGCCAGGATCTCTCCATCCGTAACATGACTGATTATTGTCTGTGCGCTGAGGTATGGGTCAATTTCATCGTGTGGATTGGATTCATTTTGAATTTGGTTTTCTATGAAAAAATGGGGGTTGCTGGATTTCCCACAATCATGATAAATTGATCCAACACGAACCAGCAAGCTATTTGCGCCAATAGCCTCAGCGGCCTGTTCAGCAAGATTAGCCACTTGCAGAGAATGTTGGTAACTTCCGGGTGCGTTTCTGAGCATTAATTGGAGCAAGGGGTGGTCAGGGCGTGAAGTATCGAGGAGCTGCAATGAGGTCGTAATTCCCAGGGTCTGAGAGAAGATATATTGAAGCAACAAAGTAAGGCTGGCAGCCGCGATACCATTGATGAGTGCGGCCGCGGAAAGCGTCGCAATTCCAACCATATCTGTAACCGTGTCGGGAAGACGATATCCCAAAATAATCGCAATGCCTGCAACTCCGATTGTAAGACCTGAAAAAAAGAAAGCGCCGATACGCCTGGCTTTTCCCAGAGTTAATACGCCCATAATTGTTGGAATTACAAAGAAAATCGTCAGGTCAAATCCATTGGGCATGCCATAAGCTGTCATTATTCCTAAGATCAACGACAGCAGCAGAGCGCCTTCAAAGTTAAAAATAATCGAAAAAGTCAAACCAAAAGCAGCTATCGGATAAATATACGGTACAATCGTGCGGTGCATGACAAAAAACCTGGCGATTCCAAGGAACAACAAGAAAACCACGGCGACTAAAAGCACTGCTTTTACCGAAAAAGTCTTTTCAACCAAAGTGTTTTTGTGGTATAGACTGATCAGTATCGTGATTAACAACGTCAAAATACCAGCGCCGAAAATGTCTTGCCAATAATTATTCGATTGAATCAAGCCGTACCGCTGGAGCGCTTCCCACTCAATTTCACCGATGATTTGACCTAATCTGACCAGTGTTTCTCCGGACACAAAAGACCGGACAATGGGCTCTACCGACTGGCGCGCCTCTTTAATCGCTGTTTCCGTGAGATCTGCACTTAAAATGCTGTTGGGAACAATGAATGGTTTTACAAGCTCCATAACAATGTCAGCCTGATCCTGTGGAAATGAAAAATCAATCAGTGAAAGAATGTTTCCTTGAGTTGTTGGAATATCGGGCTCACGCAATGTGTTGCGCATGATCTGTTCCAGCACGATAGTTGATTCCGCTTCAATTGCGTTCCAGCGACTGTCACTCAGTTGAAGAATACGGATTATGATTTCTTCCGGAAGGGCAAGAGCATCTAGGGTTTGAATATCTGAAATCTTTTGTTCCAGGTTAGCAAAGGGATCAAGCCTGACTGTCGTAATAAAATATAAAACCTCCCGCAATTGTTCAACCTGCCTGCGACCGATGCTGGGATCTGTTGGGAGGAAAATAGGTTCAACAGCGTTGGCAGCATCCTTGCGCGCTCGATCGGTTAGCAATTCGCTTTCAAAGCTGAGGGAATAGGGCGCTAGAATGTCCTGTGAAGCTACATCACCCAGTTGCATTTGATATGAAGACTGCCTTAGGATTTCAGGCAGGATGAGCATTAAAAAGGCAAGGATCGCTGATACGATTAGAATCAAGCCCTTTAAAAACCCTGGTCGGATGATTTGCTTTCTTTCCATGGCTTAGATTATACCTTTATTTTTTTAATCACTT from Brevefilum fermentans encodes:
- a CDS encoding HD family phosphohydrolase, which codes for MERKQIIRPGFLKGLILIVSAILAFLMLILPEILRQSSYQMQLGDVASQDILAPYSLSFESELLTDRARKDAANAVEPIFLPTDPSIGRRQVEQLREVLYFITTVRLDPFANLEQKISDIQTLDALALPEEIIIRILQLSDSRWNAIEAESTIVLEQIMRNTLREPDIPTTQGNILSLIDFSFPQDQADIVMELVKPFIVPNSILSADLTETAIKEARQSVEPIVRSFVSGETLVRLGQIIGEIEWEALQRYGLIQSNNYWQDIFGAGILTLLITILISLYHKNTLVEKTFSVKAVLLVAVVFLLFLGIARFFVMHRTIVPYIYPIAAFGLTFSIIFNFEGALLLSLILGIMTAYGMPNGFDLTIFFVIPTIMGVLTLGKARRIGAFFFSGLTIGVAGIAIILGYRLPDTVTDMVGIATLSAAALINGIAAASLTLLLQYIFSQTLGITTSLQLLDTSRPDHPLLQLMLRNAPGSYQHSLQVANLAEQAAEAIGANSLLVRVGSIYHDCGKSSNPHFFIENQIQNESNPHDEIDPYLSAQTIISHVTDGEILARKYRLPVRIIDFIKEHHGTMHTHYQYTKALQEAENPNDVDKSLFTYPGPRPQSRETALLMLADGTEARTRAERPKDEDELKSLIDIVFMFYTQNNQLDDTNLTLKDLQLIKESFFHTLKGSYHPRVKYPAIIKNNETANTSNPEKT
- the argF gene encoding ornithine carbamoyltransferase; protein product: MKHFIDIADFSVVELENMLDLGMKLKAEQKSGVFRPLLKNKVLAMLFQKPSLRTRVSFDMAMRTLGGDALYLSPQEVGLGTRESIADVSRVLSGYVQAIMARVFDHEHILELAQWSTVPVINGLSDYNHPCQAMADAITIIEEFGELKGKTVSYIGDGNNVAISLMKIVTKLGGHYKIANPEGYDMPDEAVKQSLGFAADSGGSVSLFRKPEDAAEGADVLYTDTWTSMGQEEESSEREKVFPPYQINEKLIGYAKPSAIVLHCLPAYRGLEITDEVADGPHSRLFPQAENRLHAQKAILVKLLYEGDPDVN
- the rocD gene encoding ornithine--oxo-acid transaminase produces the protein MPKKQSLSNYFMKEILMLTSEYFINLEDKHGAHNYHPLDVVLVKGEGVWVYDVEGKKYLDCLSAYSAVSQGHNHPKIKQAMIDQLDRLTLTSRAFYNDRLGLLYKKLSDMTGYDKSLPMNSGAEAVETAIKVARKWGYHVKGVPRHKAEIIVADGNFHGRTVTIISFTSTPQYKDDFGPFTPGFPMVEYGDIKAIENAINENTVAIMIEPIQGENGVLLPPEGYLKAVEKLCHEHNILFIADEIQTGLGRTGAFFACDHEGVRPDIMVIGKALSGGFYPVSAVLADESVLGLIVPGDHGSTFGGNPLGASVAIAALDVIEDEKLVENSRVLGQYMMDFLEEIPKKNILEIRGKGLFIGVELKHDFGGARRIAEVLRDKGVLAKETHEHTIRFAPPLVIDKETVDWLLPIVRDTLLMD
- the ybeY gene encoding rRNA maturation RNase YbeY, with translation MSQENIIVNVIVTPKTKNKVNPSIIKHAAQATLRAEGKTRASLSVKVTDDQEMQLLNKTYRNTDSTTDVLAFNQDYIDPETDLLYLGDIVISYEQAKLQADEHKWAVHEECALLTIHGTLHLLGYDHSNPEEKDEMWNKQNNILRCVMISGMEDSA